Genomic window ([Empedobacter] haloabium):
GCGCCAGCGGCCGGCCCAGGCCCTGTTCCGACAACGTGTTCTTGCTGACCGGCTTGCCGGCATTGCGCGCCAATACTTCCAGCAGGTTGAACTCCGTGCTGGTCAGCTCCAGCGTCGCGCCGGCCCAGGTGGCGCGGCGCTGTTCCGGCCACATCGTCAGCTGGCCGACCACCAGCGGCGCCGACGCCAGCTGGTCCAGCGGCGAACCCTGGGTGCGGCGCAGGATGGCGCGGATGCGCGCCGTCAGCTCGCGTGGCGTGCAGGGCTTGGTCACGTAGTCGTCCGCGCCCAGTTCCAGGCCGACGATGCGGTCGGTATCGTCGCCACGGGCCGTCAGCATGAGGATCGGCATGCGGCTGGCCGCGCGGATGCGGCGCAGCGTTTCCAGTCCGTTCATGCGCGGCATCATCACGTCCAGGATGGCGATGGCATACTGGCCCGTCAGCGCGCAGGCGGTACCCGCCTCGCCGTCATGGGCCGCCTTTACCGCGAAACCTTCCTGCTCCAGGTATTCCTGGAACATGCCGACCAGTTCGACGTCGTCGTCGATCAGCAAAACCTTGCTCGTTACACCATTCATCGCTGCTTGTGGGTCTATGTG
Coding sequences:
- a CDS encoding response regulator transcription factor, with protein sequence MNGVTSKVLLIDDDVELVGMFQEYLEQEGFAVKAAHDGEAGTACALTGQYAIAILDVMMPRMNGLETLRRIRAASRMPILMLTARGDDTDRIVGLELGADDYVTKPCTPRELTARIRAILRRTQGSPLDQLASAPLVVGQLTMWPEQRRATWAGATLELTSTEFNLLEVLARNAGKPVSKNTLSEQGLGRPLARFDRNIDVHLSSLRHKLGTLADGRSCLQTVYRMGYQLIRD